A segment of the Bufo bufo chromosome 5, aBufBuf1.1, whole genome shotgun sequence genome:
CATTGTATCTTCCAGGTATAGCTCAAGAAGCCTACAATGAAAGAACAATGCAAAATGACACAACTGGTGCTAGGAGAAAAGCTCATTTACAGGCCCCAGCAGCAAGTCATGTAAGCCATCAGCAGCAGCAATATGGTACTCCTGGGAGGCTATCAAATCGTCATAAAAGTCCTCTGAGATATGGTAGCCAAAACATAGCTGCATCTTTTGGAACCAAGATGGGAGGTATTTAATGTGCATgtacaaaaactttttttactaagtcattaaaaaaataataatttgtgaaTGCCATATTAAATAATTTATAATCGCATTAAAATTGGAATACAACAGCTATGCTACATATTATTGGTGGGAATTTTCAAGGTAGATTTAAGACTAAATGTAAGGAAAATGCTAGCAGAAATTGGGTAAAATCAGTTATTTTAGAAGGACTGTAATTTGTACAGTTTTGCACTTGAATTAAGAATGAGCGAACCGGTTTGTAACAAACCAGGTTTgtaacaaatttcacaaaaatgacTCCGCAAAGTGAACCCGAAGCTTGTCAAGTTCACTTCGGATGAATCCCTTATGTGGATTTTACTGCACTTGGGTGGCAAAACAACTACAGAGGCTTACAGGGTGACAGACAGCCTTAATAAGTCAATCACTGGGGCAGCATGCAGGGTGGTGCCATTGCAGATCGACGAGTCATTCTGTGTTGGACTGTAAATGAGGGTGGTTGGGTGTAGCAGTCTCTGGAATAAAATGATCTTAGGAACTGTGTACAGTTACAATAAAGCTTCTATTCTAGTGACAGGGACAGTGAATGGAAAGACTATAAAGAAGAAAAATTGTATAGAATAGGAAATTCGAGCAGGGAAAGCTTTCATTGAGTGAGTAGCTGAGGCTGGGTGTTGCTGGCACAGAAACAGGCAGTGCCATCTAGCTGTAGTTAATGCCTTATAATACAGCTGTTGCAGGACCCCAAAAGCTGTCACCCGCAAaaacattacttttttttttctctcatttgAACAGAAAGACAGTCACAGAGGTAattatttattgtagatttttaatattTGTCTGCAGTAAGTTTGTCTGCTTGTTTGCACTcactattgcatttttaaccccttattgacataattaattttagccttaaggaccaaaaATATTTCTTCctttgtgttccagcagtcataacttaaaaaaattttcttctaaattattttttaattttgcagaattagttgtagtttttttaggaaccattttggggtatatatagtgtagtaaataacttttattattttatttttagggagaAAGATAAAAAAACCTGCAATTTTAACATAATTTTGCAGAGTTTATTTACAGTGTTTACTGTGTGGTAAAAACAACATAATTTTATTATGTCAGTTAGTACACTGATGATAATGCCACATTTCTATAAAACTATTTCTCTTTTCCTCCTGCAGCCTGTCGGCTCTGcaactgctccccctcctctttCAGActgagagggaggggggctgctctAACTgcccatatctctggtttggtagcagctagagatatgggacTGGTCTCAGGGCTGGCTCAGGCTGTGGGTAAAGTACTTAACTGTTCTGCCCGAGCCCAGCTCGGGTAGAAGTGGAaggggggctgctttagctgctgataCCTCCTAAATGGTACCAGCTGGAAGCATgggactggtcttgtttgaaagctggcattccaagcattatcttcagtacatgggaagatatcactgttagaaatcgggatgcatTGAAtatagctgaaagtgaaagtaaaagcaggttttaccaaCGATTAATCCCagctcgatttctaacagtgatatgtcCTGTTTTTCTTGGGTTAATGTCATGTTGGCATTTGGAattccagctttcaaacaagaccagtcccatgtttctagctgctaccattcaggagatagtaGCTAaagcagacccccaccccttctaCTTCTGCCCAGctgagttaaagggtttctaccaccttgttttgagaaatttagctgtcagacactagcgatccgctagtgtctgctctaccaaacaatgctattataatagctttttgtgcagccgtttccataaaaaacgaacgtttatcgatatgctaatgagcctctaggtgctatgcgggcatcttttcagcacctagaggcaccTAGAcgagcacggcgcatgcgcgagaattcgtcctctgactcagagggaggatcgcattccagaggagatgggcgggctggagggacgcgctgggcggcattttgtgaaggtagaccgagcctctaggtgctgaaaagacgcccgcacagcacctagaggctcattagcctatatcgataaaagttcgttttttatggaaacggctgcacaaaaagctattataatagcattgtttggtagagcagacactagcggatcgctagtgtctgacagctaaatttctcaaaacgaggtggtagaaaccctttaagtacttTTCCCACAGCCTGAGCTGAGCTcaggcaaaacagttaggtggctAAAAGGAAGAATTTTTCTAGGCTCGTTCAGAactagccactttttcttctaacaattaacacttgtgtgtgCATTCTGCCAACGGTAAGGCATAATAGTTGGAGGCTTGGGCCcccaacaagccacagtttttcCCCCCATCTGCCCCCAATGAGAGACAATTTTTGAAGCTTTGTAATATGCAAAAGCATATTACATCTGACTTTGTGTTTCTAAACACGTTGTTTGTTAACGCTGTAAAacgtgtttacccatagctatgtaaagTATATCAGTGTCactgctgtcattgcattcaagatCTTAGTTGGGGGGGGCAGAAAAAAGCTAAAATGTATGAAAAAGTAACAAAATGAGATAACATAATTTCCTAAAAGTGTtagtcctaggagactagagggtgttatataacaatttccagggcaattggagcaaattTGGTTCAGGTAAAATCGATTCAGGCCCAAattaaactttttaaaaaatttggtgaaccTAAAACAAACCGAATCTCAaaagatttgctcatctcttacttgaattatttttttctgagtTCTATGTGCGGTATTGAGTACGTTTTATTTAGGGTGATTTCTTGCTCAAAAGACATTTACTGAATGCAGGTGTATGCAGCTTATAATTAGTCAGGTTGAGGTGCACACGTACACCcagcattgcttgagaaagggccTCTTAACCCTAAGGCCCAAAATTTTGTACATACTACTGTCTATGATGCACTGCTCAGCTTCGGTAATAAATTAACTACTCTGAACTGCAATTTTGGTGTGCTGTCTCACGTTGATTATTTTAGTTGTCAATTAAAAATTAAAAGagattttcttcatttcatcaccTTTCTTTCTAGTGTTGGATACATTTAGTTTGCTCCAGCAAAATAAAACTGGATGTCCTAAGAGAGCAAAGAGTGTGCAAAATCTTTCTATGGAGTCCAAAAAAGAAGATGATAGAAGGGAAAGGCACCGCATGCCCACAAGCCAAAGAAATAGCAAAATTGATTTACGTACAATTTCCAAACTCTCCACATTAGGGCCATCCGAAATCATAATGAAACTGGCTGCTCCAGGAAGTGGTCTAAAGGAATTTCTCAGTGAAAGTACAATAGATTTTCAGATCGTTGAAGGTTTCCTGAATATCTTAAATACAGTTATCACAAGTGCAACAAATCAGCAAAATTTAATACATATCCTAAGTCAAGTCCAAGCATCTAGTTTCCTAAAGCAAGTTATTCCGCTTTACATTTTGAATAGTTCTAAAACTATAAGAGAGCAACATAGACAATCTTTATTTTTTGAACATGTTATTACTGTGGCCACAGAACTGGCAAGTATTTTACCATCCAGTTCCTTCTTGGAAGTAACCATAATTAATAAGCTTATACAAAATGCTTTTCATGACATGGAAATTAATGGCCATATTGTGCctgcagaaaataaaaataaaattatggatCTTGATAAGTTCCTTCAACACTTAGAAGAGAAAAAAAGGGAAGGAACTTTGAGATCAGACAATTACATTTACATTATAGGAAACAAGCAGAGCATAGAAAGTGACTTTAGACATCTATCAATTTATCCAACATATGAAGACATCTGTAGTTCTCAAAAGCCTTCTATGCGACCAAATATTATTGATGGATCCTATACTGATTCAGTGGCTTACCTAGATACACATTTCCGCCTAATGCGAGAAGATTTTATTCGTCCTCTAAGAGATGGTATTTCTGTACTAGTTAAACTGGAAAGAAAGGATCTCAGCAAAGCAAATATTGATGATATCCGCATTTATTTTGATACTAAGATCTTATCTCCAGTATGTACCCGTGCTGGAATAGTTCATGAGGTCCAATTcagtaccaaaaatttgaaacacGTTCGCTGGGAGATCTCAAAACGCCTTCTCTATGGATCTCTTGTTTGCCTTTCCAAAGACAACTTCAAAAATATGCTTTTTGCCACTGTGGCAGACAGAAATGTTTCTGATCTCCAAAAAGGAATCATATCCCTTATTTTTACAGAAGAGAGTCGACAGCAGCTGGTACAGTATGCAGTAGATGATAATTTTCTCATGATTGAAGCCACAGCCTATTTTGAAGCATATCGTCATGTATTGGAAGGTTTGAAGGAAATGGTGGCAAGTGAAATACCATTTCAGAATTACATTGTTCATTGTAACACAACAATATCCCCACCTTTATATATCTCTCAGAATCCTGCTAGTTACACCTTAGAGAAGTTAATTAAATCTGACAAGTCAACACTACAACATCATACATCAGGCATCCCTTTCCGCCTACTAAGCACCCCTTTGTCAAGCATGGATTTGAAAAAACAATTTAATGTCCTTAATCCCAGTACTTGGCCAACCAAAGAGGAACTGCAGCTTGACAAGTCTCAATTCAAGGCATTTCAAATGGCTCTGACAAGTGAGCTTTCTATTATTCAAGGACCCCCAGGAAcaggtaaaaataaatatttttagctTAAATGAGTACAATACACTAATAAAATAAATTGCATCCAAAGGTGTACCGTACAGagcctttaactttttttttttaatgaatatagTTCATGTATATTAGATGCCTGCAGATGATGTAATTAGTGTATATAGCGTATGACACTTTAGTATGAAGTGGCTATGTCCCACATTTGCTAACACTGTATAATAATAAGACAGCGTAAATTTAGACAGTCTAAAACAGTACTaggtggctgatgctggatgataaatctagtGCACAGACTGTCTAGCCTAAATTTACCCCACCTATTTGTTGGCTTAATTTATTCCAAGAAATGTGCATAATTTAAACCATACACCTTTTTTCTAAGCCACACCCTTTTATTGTACATGTTTTATAActtgtctaaaaaaaaattgttgcaaagtatgtacagtacattcagaaagtcttcagaccctttcacattttcatattttgttatgcTGCGGCCCTGTTCTAAAATTAAAAAGAAATTCAAAGTTTTCGCCATCATTCTGCACTTAATCACCTTAAtggcaaagtgaaaacagaatgttagtaATCCTTGCTTATTGATTGAAAAGGACAAACTAAAATATTGGATTGGCATAAGAATTCAGACCCTTTACCTAGTACTTAGTTGAAGCGCCGTTGGCAGCAATTCCATCCTCCAGCCTTCTTAGGTATGACACCACCTGGACTTGGGGATCTTTGGACatttttctctgcagatcctctcacccTCTGCCAAGTTGGACATGGACTATCCAGGTCTTTCCAGAGATGTTACATTTGGTACAAGTCAGGGCTATCTCTGGGCCACTCAAAGCCATTCACAAGCCACTCGTGTGTAGTCTTGGCTTGGGGTGATTgcctttttggaaggtagatcttCAGCCCAGTATAAGTTTCAGAATAGTATGGATAagtttttcattaagaatatctttgtactttgctccattcagctttccctcaacccagtCCAGTatccctgtcccagccactgaaaatcACCCCCACAGCAttttgctgccaccactaggcTTCACAGAGGGATGGTATTAAGCAggggatgagcagtgcctggtttcctccagacaaaaTGCTTAGAGTTGAGGCCAAAATTCCAAACTTCTCCATTAAAGAATTaaagaggccactgtgctcttgggaactttcagtgcagcagaatttgTTTTGTCCTTCTCTAGATCTGTCCCTCAAatgttctcattatggggtattgagtgtagtatgttggggaaaactttattataatttttttagcacaaaataACAAATGTGAAAAAGTCAAATGCATTGTATGGCATTTTTATGGCACATATTATGCCAGAATTCTACATTTTGATTAGTAAATCTTCTTAGTATGTCACCAGTTTAGAGAGCTTGGTAAATGCCAACAAATTGAAAGGCAAAAAACGACCAACTCCCTTTACTATTCAAGCAAATTTGTTACTACTAAAATCTCCTGTGTTTTACGTTTAGAGCAGCAGAACATTATAAATGTAAGGACAAGGCGACACGGAGAGGCATTGTGCAGCTGAGACAGACAAAGCCGAGAATCAGGCTGCACAGCTTTCAAACTGTTTTCAAAATTGCTAAGTCACTTGACAACTGCCCCAGGATAGATTCTTGGCCTATCCAGTGCCACTTTGTGTAGGCTTACCCTAATTGATTGCAGTCATGTATAACTAGCCAATATTGTTCACTTGTTGTATAAGAGCTCCACTAAAACTAACCTCTGTATACAAGATACACACTTTCATTCTTCACCCAATTTTTTATGCTTTTCATAATAGTTTACTCTAATTTTTACCCAaaaaccaaatcagaaaccaacgcAGGCAGACAAACTTCACCAAGAATGGAACATTACATCATATTAGTGCAACCATACTGTGTAATAGGCAGCCAGTTTATGTAGAAATTGCAGAGTATCATATgataaaattatttaaaatataataaattgtaataaatgcctaatatACTTTTGTTTTACTAACTTTAAAAGTATATTCAAGTCCTGGAAAATTAGTTTATAAAAATCCATGCACATGCTGCAGAAACAAATCCATTGACATGTTAGGAACAGATTTTAAGTTGCTAAAATTTCTGCAGAATAAGCCTAACCATATAAAAATTAGATGGTGTTTAATTGGTTTATTTGCTAGTAATGCCTCTAGTCTTTACATTTCAATTCGTTTTTCAGGTAAAACCTACGTGGGGCTGAAAATTATGTATGCTCTCCTTAGTAACTCTGACCTTTGGAAGCAGGGGACTAATCCAATCCTTGTTGTGTGTTACACAAACCATGCCCTGGATCAGTTTCTTGAAGGTAAATTGTTTGAATTACATGAACAAGCTTTCCATTAAAAGATGATTGTGCTGCAGAAACACACAATCTTTGTTTAGAACATTCTTTACCCTCTCAGATATAATATGAGTATtttatggcacaacatagagggaATGTCCTCTAGTGACCAAAAGTTTCCTATACTTTGGCCTTCTCAGAATTTAGAGGCATCCCAGTGAATggcccacattaaaggggttttccaagactttaatactgatgaccaatcatctaaataggtcatcagtatctgattggtgggggtccgacactcgggacccccatcaatcaggtgTTTGAGAATGCACTGGCGCTcctccgtgctcaccaagcacagcaccgtacattgtacaaCGGCTGtgtttagtattgcagctcagccccattcacttcaattgggctgagctgcgcctaagccatgtctgcatgcaggactttttctctCGTCAAAAATAACGAAACCTCAGACAGAACTGACACAAActaatgcaaactgatcataactgatgcttaaaatactggatccattgatttggggattttttctgttcttttgacgGATCAGGAGAActgaaagctaaatggtgatgtgaactcagtcttagaccgagttcacatttcagttatttagtcagttatttccttctgttattgtgagccaaaactagtagtgaagcctactcagagataagatataatggaaaaatgtcctcctgttctgttttttttgaccgacacctggttttggctcacaataactgaagaaaataactgaccaaataactgaagtgtgaacttagtTGTACattagagtctagactctaatAATTTGTAACTACATATCACAACTCTGACCTAGTCAACCAATatgaataataatattaataatattattacAGAACAATTTTCAAGCTgtcctttttttacatttaaaggaATTCTCCAGTATTTGAATTGCAACATTGTTAGAGTGGGGTCCAGAAGCAACAGTGAAATTATGCAAAAATGTTCACTTTCTAAAATTCGGAGCCAAAGAAGTCGTCAGAATCTACCTGGCTACATGAGAGCCTTGCATGCTGAGGTATTCGACCACAAGTTAATTTTTCTACATGTTTTAAGGAGCGTTTACTCGTTTCCATTAAAAGAAAATATTTCTTAAAGAAATACTTTATGCTAAGCTGATTGCCTGTCATGTGGCACATTAAGGTTTGTTATCTAGATTATTCCTCTAAATGGGATATCCAATGAGTATAGTCTTCTAATATGTCATAGATGATAAATTATAGATCATCTCAGGCCACTTATTTCCAGAATGGAAAACATCTAAAGAGTGTTATGACATACTGCTAGGATTAAATTGAACTTAGATTATGAACTCCACTGGGGACAGCTAGTgacgataatgtctgtaaagcgttgaggaatatgtcagcactatatataagtaatataaataaaatacataaatatattgGGCTGTGGCCTGAAGTGCTACAGTGCAGTAGAAGTCAGTAAAGGAGCCACACTGCCTTAAAGT
Coding sequences within it:
- the LOC121002311 gene encoding NFX1-type zinc finger-containing protein 1-like isoform X4, with translation MDSHRTHRVNKQNSNYRTNIGDGQNTQRQGHNMGGGQNSYQGLNMGGRDVQDDPIRLFGGVGGRSGITELQNERHRNQRERAQSESRGGVRARLTTYNTTGIAQEAYNERTMQNDTTGARRKAHLQAPAASHVSHQQQQYGTPGRLSNRHKSPLRYGSQNIAASFGTKMGVLDTFSLLQQNKTGCPKRAKSVQNLSMESKKEDDRRERHRMPTSQRNSKIDLRTISKLSTLGPSEIIMKLAAPGSGLKEFLSESTIDFQIVEGFLNILNTVITSATNQQNLIHILSQVQASSFLKQVIPLYILNSSKTIREQHRQSLFFEHVITVATELASILPSSSFLEVTIINKLIQNAFHDMEINGHIVPAENKNKIMDLDKFLQHLEEKKREGTLRSDNYIYIIGNKQSIESDFRHLSIYPTYEDICSSQKPSMRPNIIDGSYTDSVAYLDTHFRLMREDFIRPLRDGISVLVKLERKDLSKANIDDIRIYFDTKILSPVCTRAGIVHEVQFSTKNLKHVRWEISKRLLYGSLVCLSKDNFKNMLFATVADRNVSDLQKGIISLIFTEESRQQLVQYAVDDNFLMIEATAYFEAYRHVLEGLKEMVASEIPFQNYIVHCNTTISPPLYISQNPASYTLEKLIKSDKSTLQHHTSGIPFRLLSTPLSSMDLKKQFNVLNPSTWPTKEELQLDKSQFKAFQMALTSELSIIQGPPGTGKTYVGLKIMYALLSNSDLWKQGTNPILVVCYTNHALDQFLEGILQYLNCNIVRVGSRSNSEIMQKCSLSKIRSQRSRQNLPGYMRALHAELSDERKSIQNKLIQKSVLLQNATKGVLHENILEKYIPAHHFRSLMLKKEYLEVESSSVISSILVEWLGISAVYQNIREKKQDCKIMGH
- the LOC121002311 gene encoding NFX1-type zinc finger-containing protein 1-like isoform X2, translated to MDSHRTHRVNKQNSNYRTNIGDGQNTQRQGHNMGGGQNSYQGLNMGGRDVQGGQNTHQGLNERGRGVQNDPIRLFGGVGGRSGITELQNERHRNQRERAQSESRGGVRARLTTYNTTGIAQEAYNERTMQNDTTGARRKAHLQAPAASHVSHQQQQYGTPGRLSNRHKSPLRYGSQNIAASFGTKMGVLDTFSLLQQNKTGCPKRAKSVQNLSMESKKEDDRRERHRMPTSQRNSKIDLRTISKLSTLGPSEIIMKLAAPGSGLKEFLSESTIDFQIVEGFLNILNTVITSATNQQNLIHILSQVQASSFLKQVIPLYILNSSKTIREQHRQSLFFEHVITVATELASILPSSSFLEVTIINKLIQNAFHDMEINGHIVPAENKNKIMDLDKFLQHLEEKKREGTLRSDNYIYIIGNKQSIESDFRHLSIYPTYEDICSSQKPSMRPNIIDGSYTDSVAYLDTHFRLMREDFIRPLRDGISVLVKLERKDLSKANIDDIRIYFDTKILSPVCTRAGIVHEVQFSTKNLKHVRWEISKRLLYGSLVCLSKDNFKNMLFATVADRNVSDLQKGIISLIFTEESRQQLVQYAVDDNFLMIEATAYFEAYRHVLEGLKEMVASEIPFQNYIVHCNTTISPPLYISQNPASYTLEKLIKSDKSTLQHHTSGIPFRLLSTPLSSMDLKKQFNVLNPSTWPTKEELQLDKSQFKAFQMALTSELSIIQGPPGTGKTYVGLKIMYALLSNSDLWKQGTNPILVVCYTNHALDQFLEGILQYLNCNIVRVGSRSNSEIMQKCSLSKIRSQRSRQNLPGYMRALHAELSDERKSIQNKLIQKSVLLQNATKGVLHENILEKYIPAHHFRSLMLKKEYLEVESSSVISSILVEWLGISAVYQNIREKKQDCKIMGH
- the LOC121002311 gene encoding NFX1-type zinc finger-containing protein 1-like isoform X3, with the protein product MDSHRTHRVNKQNSNYRTNIGDGQNTQRQGHNMGGGQNTHQGLNERGRGVQNDPIRLFGGVGGRSGITELQNERHRNQRERAQSESRGGVRARLTTYNTTGIAQEAYNERTMQNDTTGARRKAHLQAPAASHVSHQQQQYGTPGRLSNRHKSPLRYGSQNIAASFGTKMGVLDTFSLLQQNKTGCPKRAKSVQNLSMESKKEDDRRERHRMPTSQRNSKIDLRTISKLSTLGPSEIIMKLAAPGSGLKEFLSESTIDFQIVEGFLNILNTVITSATNQQNLIHILSQVQASSFLKQVIPLYILNSSKTIREQHRQSLFFEHVITVATELASILPSSSFLEVTIINKLIQNAFHDMEINGHIVPAENKNKIMDLDKFLQHLEEKKREGTLRSDNYIYIIGNKQSIESDFRHLSIYPTYEDICSSQKPSMRPNIIDGSYTDSVAYLDTHFRLMREDFIRPLRDGISVLVKLERKDLSKANIDDIRIYFDTKILSPVCTRAGIVHEVQFSTKNLKHVRWEISKRLLYGSLVCLSKDNFKNMLFATVADRNVSDLQKGIISLIFTEESRQQLVQYAVDDNFLMIEATAYFEAYRHVLEGLKEMVASEIPFQNYIVHCNTTISPPLYISQNPASYTLEKLIKSDKSTLQHHTSGIPFRLLSTPLSSMDLKKQFNVLNPSTWPTKEELQLDKSQFKAFQMALTSELSIIQGPPGTGKTYVGLKIMYALLSNSDLWKQGTNPILVVCYTNHALDQFLEGILQYLNCNIVRVGSRSNSEIMQKCSLSKIRSQRSRQNLPGYMRALHAELSDERKSIQNKLIQKSVLLQNATKGVLHENILEKYIPAHHFRSLMLKKEYLEVESSSVISSILVEWLGISAVYQNIREKKQDCKIMGH
- the LOC121002311 gene encoding NFX1-type zinc finger-containing protein 1-like isoform X5, with product MDSHRTHRVNKQNSNYRTNIGDGQNTQRQGHNMGDDPIRLFGGVGGRSGITELQNERHRNQRERAQSESRGGVRARLTTYNTTGIAQEAYNERTMQNDTTGARRKAHLQAPAASHVSHQQQQYGTPGRLSNRHKSPLRYGSQNIAASFGTKMGVLDTFSLLQQNKTGCPKRAKSVQNLSMESKKEDDRRERHRMPTSQRNSKIDLRTISKLSTLGPSEIIMKLAAPGSGLKEFLSESTIDFQIVEGFLNILNTVITSATNQQNLIHILSQVQASSFLKQVIPLYILNSSKTIREQHRQSLFFEHVITVATELASILPSSSFLEVTIINKLIQNAFHDMEINGHIVPAENKNKIMDLDKFLQHLEEKKREGTLRSDNYIYIIGNKQSIESDFRHLSIYPTYEDICSSQKPSMRPNIIDGSYTDSVAYLDTHFRLMREDFIRPLRDGISVLVKLERKDLSKANIDDIRIYFDTKILSPVCTRAGIVHEVQFSTKNLKHVRWEISKRLLYGSLVCLSKDNFKNMLFATVADRNVSDLQKGIISLIFTEESRQQLVQYAVDDNFLMIEATAYFEAYRHVLEGLKEMVASEIPFQNYIVHCNTTISPPLYISQNPASYTLEKLIKSDKSTLQHHTSGIPFRLLSTPLSSMDLKKQFNVLNPSTWPTKEELQLDKSQFKAFQMALTSELSIIQGPPGTGKTYVGLKIMYALLSNSDLWKQGTNPILVVCYTNHALDQFLEGILQYLNCNIVRVGSRSNSEIMQKCSLSKIRSQRSRQNLPGYMRALHAELSDERKSIQNKLIQKSVLLQNATKGVLHENILEKYIPAHHFRSLMLKKEYLEVESSSVISSILVEWLGISAVYQNIREKKQDCKIMGH